The following proteins are co-located in the Vicinamibacteria bacterium genome:
- a CDS encoding amidohydrolase family protein: MGRAFVSALAVLVASVCWSQENSVAIRGASVLTGDGAIIEAGTLVYAGGKINELGREVAPPAGADVIDGEGLYATPGFIDAYSHFGLGFSARSDRENLMAASRRIADVLEIPPDSEWLRSGVTTTYVSPSGQNLIGGMGAVVKLTGVIVRGEGGVSASFGETALEAFDAPTTRQGMVGILRQTFVRAQEDAIEGDEGRVFARVLSGELPLRVLANTPDDILTAIRLADEFDSKVILDSGAGAYRVSRELAAAGVPVVVGPSIVGMGNGGPYETFAHTPANAAWLHEAGVRIAFGTASAGGRSVAMEAVVAKAHGLPEEAALRAVTSDAAAILGIGDRVGTLAPGLDADIVLWRNHPISTWAETVRVIVDGETVFER, from the coding sequence ATGGGCAGGGCCTTCGTCTCAGCGCTCGCCGTACTCGTGGCATCCGTTTGCTGGTCCCAGGAAAATTCCGTGGCCATTCGCGGGGCATCCGTTCTCACCGGCGATGGCGCGATCATCGAGGCCGGAACTCTCGTTTATGCCGGCGGAAAGATCAACGAGCTTGGTCGCGAGGTGGCTCCGCCCGCTGGCGCCGACGTGATCGACGGCGAGGGGCTCTACGCGACACCGGGATTCATTGACGCTTACTCTCATTTCGGCCTTGGATTCTCGGCTCGATCGGATCGCGAGAATCTGATGGCGGCATCTCGTCGCATTGCCGACGTCCTCGAGATCCCACCCGACTCGGAATGGCTTCGGTCGGGTGTGACGACGACTTACGTGAGCCCGAGTGGGCAGAACTTGATCGGAGGAATGGGTGCCGTCGTCAAGCTGACGGGCGTCATCGTACGCGGTGAAGGCGGCGTGAGCGCCTCTTTCGGCGAGACGGCGCTCGAGGCGTTCGATGCACCGACCACCCGCCAGGGCATGGTTGGGATCCTGAGGCAAACTTTCGTTCGTGCCCAGGAAGATGCGATCGAAGGCGACGAGGGCCGCGTGTTCGCCCGGGTGCTCAGCGGGGAGCTTCCCCTCCGTGTGCTCGCCAACACGCCCGACGACATTCTCACGGCGATTCGTCTCGCCGACGAGTTCGATTCGAAGGTCATTCTGGACTCGGGTGCGGGGGCCTACCGGGTTTCGCGAGAGCTCGCGGCCGCCGGCGTTCCCGTAGTGGTGGGTCCATCGATCGTCGGCATGGGCAACGGCGGTCCCTACGAGACGTTTGCCCATACGCCGGCGAATGCGGCTTGGCTCCACGAGGCCGGCGTGCGCATCGCGTTCGGCACCGCTTCCGCGGGTGGACGGTCGGTTGCCATGGAGGCGGTCGTTGCCAAAGCCCACGGACTCCCCGAAGAGGCAGCGCTGCGCGCGGTCACCTCCGACGCCGCCGCGATTCTGGGCATCGGCGATCGGGTAGGAACACTCGCCCCCGGTTTGGATGCCGACATCGTCCTCTGGCGGAATCACCCCATCAGCACCTGGGCCGAGACCGTACGCGTCATCGTGGACGGCGAGACGGTTTTCGAGCGGTAA
- a CDS encoding ribbon-helix-helix domain-containing protein: MKIGVSLPEELIDFADEEAKRRGTSRSGFFAELLHAERVREQTRRYIDQYGWDVAEDEEAWRSHQRRRTAEEYADDEW, encoded by the coding sequence ATGAAGATCGGCGTCTCCCTTCCCGAGGAATTGATCGACTTCGCGGACGAAGAGGCAAAACGGCGCGGTACGTCCCGGTCCGGCTTTTTCGCTGAACTGCTCCATGCGGAAAGAGTGCGGGAACAGACGAGGCGTTACATCGACCAGTACGGATGGGACGTGGCAGAAGACGAGGAGGCTTGGCGTTCTCATCAAAGGCGGCGCACGGCGGAGGAATACGCTGACGACGAGTGGTGA